In the genome of Onychostoma macrolepis isolate SWU-2019 chromosome 10, ASM1243209v1, whole genome shotgun sequence, the window TTTctgcagtttcatcagcagaagtcagcttcaaTGGAGTTTAGGCCGCTCTGTGTACACTCTCAATACAACAGTAGTTATACTCTAACTACGTCATTAGTTTGTGTAAAAAAGGGTTCTGGTTGGTATAAACATAGGTAAACTTAGGAAATCTCCATACATGGGCATAAGCATATCTTCAGATTCTTTAGGTGACAAGCAATCCAAGGTCAGGTGCAATTGTTCTCTCCAGAGACATATATCTGCCACCCATGGGTCAGGGTGACGGAAGAGGTCCATATGTGTATTGCTTCATGGGTGCCGTTTACAAATCTCCCTGGAGACCAGTACTGTACAGACAGatactaaacacacacagagaataCACAATTTCTTCAAGGCTGACTTGTTCAAACCCAAGCTCTAATCTAAGTTCcagatctgcagagttacaaagctcaaagtctcccacaaaaggattgattcgatctaaaagagaaggctaatccagaccgggctaaaacgcctcattcaaacatgcccccacgtctacgtcacgatgtgtaAATATTCGCATAATGCTGCCCAAATGTTCACGTGAAGAAAGGCAgcatggtttcagtaaccgcagtattgttgatgcagccatgtcagggagacgctgtgtgtctgtgtgtctgtgtctgtgtctgtgtgtgtgtctctattcgaaagcaaaagcactttatttggccttccgaaagtagaagcaattaggaatcattggttaatatttgtttttaactgaaaagcacaacccaaatgttcgaattCTTGCAACACATTTTATGGACAACCGTTTTGTGAACCGAGGAGTTcactgcaaatacatacgagcatcatcactgcATCTGTcgattatggtaaggggcgttacaCTTCCAATGCGTGCTGTGTTCAGCCagtcacaatgcactgggtcagaTGGCCAATCTGAGCAGACGGCACTTGACAGAAGGAAGGGCTTTAAGAAAACGTGTTGAGAGGCAGAGCATAAAAGAACTACagcatttgaaaaataatgtgtttgaacattaaagcatgttcTGTTAAACCAAATAATGAGCTTTAAAATGCATCGTATGACCCATTTAAGCCATAGAGAGCTGATCAGGAGTTATGGTGGAGCCTGGTGCATCTAATAAAAGGTTGTATTTAAGCATGTACATTTGCACAGTTCCACTGTATCCCCTGCAGTATCACTGAACCAAGTAACAAAAGAAACGATGAGACGTTTAAGATACTTTATTGGTTCAACAAcaagaaaaatacaaatcaaGCTTTTTGTTAATGACTAGTCACTGAGGTTTGTTAATGAGGGAACTCATCAATAACTTTAGTGACAGCTGGAGGACACCTAAGGATTGAGCCGTTAACGCACACAACCCACAGCACTCCCAGGTCAGAGCTCACATGCTTGTGGCCATTGGGACAGGCATGCATTGACGACCAGCCTGTACCAGAAGGGTTGGAGCGAGTGACGCCAGTTCTGCAATAGACAATGGTTTCTTGAATGCAGCACATGGCTTACATTTAAAAgcgagggaaaaaaaataaaaataccccGCACGTGGTTGACAAGTTAATCATGTTCATAAAACTCATGACTGTTCAGCTTACCTTTGGAATAACTTCCCGTCATGGTTGACACCAAAGACACTGCCATCAGTTGCTACTTCAATCATGGACAGAAGACCATCAATATTCTCCAACTTGTTGGACCCAGAACAGACAGCATTAGACACATCCTGCACGAGACCAAAAGAGACAGATCTAGTGATAGTATAGCAACGTCATGAAACGGTTTAGCTTTTTGCTGCTTCCACTCCAGTTTCTTCATTTTTGGTATGTGCCTTGTTGTGGAGTAAAAACCTGGGCCCGTATTCCCAAAACGTTCttaccactaagagttctcctaaatagcagtaaaagcTTTTTGGCTAAGAGTTCTTACAACCCATTCAACAAGCTATAGAGAGAAATCTTAAGCTAAGAATAAGAGCGGGGTTGACCTTGTTGCTATGGATGATGTCAGCATGCTTCTCaactatgcacacagtgatCGGCTGATAGTCTGTCAGAGCTTTATTCATAGAAACATTGTAGAGCACAATATTATATTGCCACATTAAGAGCTTCTCGTACAATTAGTGAACATGCATATGCCATAATCATGGCTGATAGGAAGACACCCAAACTCGACGCAAGAGCTGAACAACTAGTTAATAAAGACAAAGATAGTCAATGGAAACTTTTGAGTAGGGATGGCCTCCAAAACCCAAAGgcgatacatttttaaaagatcaaTATCAAAAGTTTAAGATATTCATGTTCCAAGGCAGACTGTCAGCAACAGTCATTTTAGGATAGTTGTGGCTTGGTCTTCGTgtctgtaacggggctgacgagacgtgaggcgtgcggatccatgtgcaagcttttattaaaaaaggcatggtcataaatacaggcagggtcgaaacagtGGCAGACaagtatggcagggacaagacagagTAATCCAAAATGGGCCTGGGTcagtcgacagcgaacagtatccaagggggcttgacaagagaggcAAATCCAAAACTAgggcaatagtccaggcaggggaaaacaatccgaaacaggcaaggaAAACTctcaagggctctgtagagtagctaaagctagggGAGCAATaagcgcatacaatactcggcagtgagggagagaaagtccatggcttaagtagggtgtgtgtgatcagtgcaatgatgATGGGAAGTTGAGTCCAGCgtgatgtgtgctgtgagagtcaatgtggtgagcgagtgacctctggtggtgagtgaagggaagttcatagaccggattcgtgacagtgaCTTAGGACTCCTCTTCACTACTCCCAacgtttcacagatttaggagctagttttagtGCCAAGACACTGTGAAATACTTGAGCAAAAATTTAGACTGACAAATCAGTAAATTTAGGACTGACACACCCATGatttaagattttctcctaaattgagttatgagctacttttagccttaagatgttttgGGAGTATGGGCCCAGGTGTACTTGAACTTAATCTTTAAGATTAACACTTGTTATACACTGACATGTTAAAGTACATAACATTATGACATTACCCTCATGATGAAGACTTTGTTGTCGCTGTTTACTCCCCAACAGCTGTATGGACCACAGCTGTAATACTTCAGCTTTCCATTCAGATGAACCCAAGGAGGAGTATCGCTGGGTGGCCAGTTGTTGTTAGCATCCATATTTAAACAGAAAAGGTCATCATTCATATTGACACCTGCAATGATCTGATCACCTCCAGCATCCACCTGTTTGAGAAGCCCTAACAACACAAGCAACAGGTTGCTTGGATAAGTGATTAATTTAATAACAGATGATGTCTTTAGGACTGTGGctataaaaccattttaaaagttaaaacacGTAAACTACAGTGGCTGAATTTAAACTTGGTTGTGTCATTTTACTCTGCAACTTCACCTGGAAATTGAATGAAGGAACCACTCCGAAACTTGAAGATCTCGTTTGCAGAATTCACCCCCAGCCAACCAGCAGGACCAGCACTGAAGTGCTTTAGAGACCCGCTGAGCTTAGTGAAGACATCATTAATTAGGACAAACACTTCATTTCCATTGTTTACTCCAACCACTTGGCCTGACCCAGCATCTATCTGCTTCAGGATTCCACTAATCACGGTACAGTCTAAAGCTGTGAAAACATGGTGCAAAATATTCAGTGACTGCAGATACAGAGATTCTTAAATAGGagaagttaattttttttttttttttatacaaaatgcATCTTTTACCTAGAGTGTGAAGGAACCAGCAGCTGAAAAGTAGCAGGACACTCTCATAAACCTTCATCGCTCCACAAAACGGCTTGTTTGGACCTATTCCAAAgcagaaataattttttataagtGACTTCAGTATAAGTAAGGATTAAACATGATCAGTAATTAAACACAGATAACCTTGTCTTGTTAGATCAGGATTCAGCAGTCAGTGTGGGTTCTTCTCGTCTGAGATCCACACAGCAAAATCACCAGCACTAAATTAACACTGCCCTGTGTTTATATAGGAACTACCAGCAGAGTGTAGCACTGAAGCAGTGTttaagttaatgagataattaggtgattaattaagtgatgaTTGACCATTAATGAACTACAGATCCACAGTTATGATTCATGTAGTCGTAAcaataaaatgacttaaatgtgttaacattttatatttaaaaatgttcaagaattttatttcattatctCATTTTACcagtaaataattaattagtaaataaatTTATTCTACGATTTCTGTTCATGACTATAttagcaaatgatgacagagtcAAATATCAAGGAGCCTTATACCAAGGGAGAGCAGAATAGTTATAAcaataaaattgcattaagtAGTTTTGTGctaatttaaaatgcacttaaagaaataaattgtgtttttgtgaagaGTTATCTGAATGGTCCTCAAGAGGATTTCATGCTTACTTCTGAGGCAATGCAGCACACAACATAAGATTAACCAGtattatccatccatccatcttccaAAGAGGGAGCTCTTAATTTACCAATCGATTTAGTCTGTTCATGAAATGTCTTGATATTCTTTACTTTCAAAGGAATCGTCTTGAGGTTTAAGGTAGTGATGTTTCTGTTTGCTGATGTTTGTTGCCTGAGTCTGCTCTTTTCGAGTCTGCTTTGTTTCAACCTTAAGTCTAGGTACAGATTGCAAAATTGATTTAATGAACCATACAAATAAGTTAACATTACAAATCAGTTGTATTTTCAGtgttatttaaacaaacatatTGTAGAAGTAACATTTTACATTGATTCAACATTATTTGCTGCTGATAGTGTCGTGGTCATTGCTTTGGTTAACCTGAGTTTAAGTCCTGACTTGAGGAACTTTCCTGATCCTGTCCCCTTTTCTCGACCACTTTACTTCCTGTCACTCTATACTGTCCAAATCCTAAAAtgaatatacactgaacaaaattatgaaCGCAACgcttttgcccccatttttcatgagctgaactcaaagagcTAAGACTTTTTCTGTTCACACAAAAGGCTTATGGTATGGGCGGGCGTATGTTACGGACaatgaacacaggtgcattttattgatggcattttgcatgcacagagataccatgacgagatcctgaggcccattgttgtgccattcatccatgaccatcacctcatgttgcagcgtGATAATGcatggccccatgttgcaaggatctggacacaattcctggaagctgaaaacatcccagttcttgcatggccagcatactcaccggacatgtcacccattgagcatgtttgggatgctctggatcggcgtatacgacagcgtgttccagttcctgccaatatccagcaactttacacagccattgaagaggagtggaccaacatcccacaggccacaatcaacaacctgatcaactctatgtgaaggagatgtgttgcactgcgtgaggcaaatggtggtcacagatactgactggtttttgaggtggatggagtatctcggcaaaggagaagtgctcactaacacagatttagacagatttgtgaacaatatttgagagaaataggccttttgtgtacatagaaaaagtcttagatctttgagttcatctcatgaaaaatgggggcaaaaacaaaagtgttgcatttataattttgttcagtgtatttttaaaaatggacaTTTAATCAACATCAATTCAATTCCATTATTCTGGGTAAATTCTGACCTACGTTGCACAACTTCTCTGGTTACTGACATAACCTCAGATCCCTGAGAAAGTACACACATGAACAAGATAGCTATTTTCTGATAGTTATAAGTGCTGGGTCACGGCTTTCTGTCACAAACAATATCACGGTGAAAATGCAACATCAAGCGACAAACACTTGGTGGAGTTTGGTGTACAATATCTGATGATATCTTACAGCACTGCAGCCAGTTAGTAGAATGGGACAAGTGCGGTTAAAACACATTGATTAGGGGCCAGCAGCCGCTGTAACTTAAATAAGGAAAACAGAGAACTCTGTGCTTAAGAGAGCAGTGACACTTATAAGTCAAACTGAGGGCACTAGAAAATATCACAACCGACACTATCAAATATCCgatacttaaaggggtcattgataataatatcaagttgattggccagctatccagaaCGTTGTGATCAgacgaatacctcaagcgtgtgatgGAAATATTACACCCCTTACCAAATTTGGAAACGCACAACATTCTGCTGCGGTGGCCTTCTGCTCCGCCGTGGGGATCTTTGgtctcatctcctctgctgtgGTGGTCTTTccctgctctgccggctctgtCTTGGCCCCTGCCCAGTTGATTCTTCTATTATTTGGTAACTTGTACTTTGGTCATCCTGTCCAATTCTTTCTTTAAACAATTCTTGAGCAGTGCTGTAACTCGACATGCAGCCTGCACTATAGACTGTGCATTTTCCTTTAACTGTACATTTCCTTTTACCAAAATCCAACGACTGCCAAACTTTCCCTAGCAatcattttgatcaaacaattaaatatatgtaggcctatatgtttttgtaatttcagaCGCATCTGAAATGTCATACCATTGATATTATCTAAGACGTTAAAGTAAATAGGCTACGTTAGAAAACTGTGCTTTCAAGGACGCACATTTAATATATGGGCAGAACGTGGTCACGCACCGGACGAGAAGCACAGTGCCGCATTTAGAACAACTCACAGGTACTGCACCCAATTCAAGAcagcagtccaaaacagttaaTATAGACATTCACTTGTCCCCACCAATGTCAAAAGTAAACCTACGCCCTtgcaaatatcagtattcaatatCAGTATTCGAGTCcatctaaccattaggccacgacttccccaacATTCAGGGCTTAGCCCAAATGTAgttactgtatttatattacatttcttAAGGGAGTAGCATAAAGAGATAAATACTGGCGTGGCATACAgtatgtttaaaataactttatgtGATAGCAATATTCTCTTTTTTCCTTATTTCTTTTGTATGATCTCTCATTCTCTTAGCTCCACTCATTTTAGAGTAAGGGTTTGTTCCCATTTTTCAATTTACTGTCCATAAATTTCAAAAAGAGCTAACATTAGATAATGGTGCATACAATATATGTCAGCTAATGTTCTTTGACAGTGTACACACACCATAGCAAGACTCTACATTCAGTTTTATTTGCAAGTAAATTGTGCCAACATTTTCACTGGCCCAGACAAAAAACAAacgctagatagatagatagtgtaATTCTGCAAACGCACTGAACTTGCAATGAAAGAATATAATCTAATGTATGTTAAACAATTTAAGCATTGTTAAAACTAATACAATCTTTGTCATGGAATAGCCTATACACTTTTGTGTTGACACtgagttcacagttttactATCCATCTTTTCGTTCAATATTTGAGGTAAATCttaaaaggtaacactttatttcaatagtccactttagatattctactaacagtaagtaactttgcaacaaCTCCATGTCAACAGAAGCCACCACCAACCCCTGCTTCAAGGTAACGCCAAAATAATACGTTTATGGGACATAGAAACTATAAAGTTTATCATAAAGGCAATACGTGTAAGGAAAAACATCCTAAAGTATTGGAAAATAGCTATATTAATTCGACCTATTTTTAGCGGTGACTGAGATTTGTCGGCAAACAGCGACACCTGCAGGTTTACATTAAAACTCGAAGGTCAACTACGGAACTGTCGGATTCCTCCGGAATAATTTCCCTTatgcatttttatgaattttaaccTAAAGTGTCAGTGTTGATGGTGTTTCTTTGTAccaaaaatttattattttctcatcttcatgttgttccaaaagttttttattttttcttcttctgtacTTTATTTCCTTTCTTCCGAATGAGAATCTTTAAACTTCTggtagctttgtgtgaggaacattCCAAAATGTAAGATAATATGTGCTGCACATCTTAGCTAATCTTGTCTAATATCTGAATGAGTCTGATCTTTTCAAATAATTGAAAGATGCCGGTCTGAATGATTTGTTCTCACATCTATCTGATCCTTTAAAGCTCGCAGGAGTGAAAGACAAAACTATTGtgtgacttcagaagacttgaaatatagtgcatgagACTTATAAATCAGTTTTATGATGATTTCTTGTTGACAGGGTTAACGGGAAAAACATGTAGTGCATTTACAGTTTCTGGGCTCACAACTGGACTAATGGGGCGGATTACAGGTCTCTTGTTAAGAACTGGACAGACAGGTGGTTCAACATTAGACTAATTAGGGGAAATGGGACAGACAGAAGGTTCGTTAACTGAGATCACATAAGCAGACAATTCAAAACAGGGTGTGTTGGCAGAGATAGGGTGAACAGACTGTTCAAAACCAAAAGCATTGACTGGAACTGAACTGACAAACAATTCATGGAGTGATACTGGGCAGGAAGTTAATATTAAATCCAAACTGTTGATGGAATCAGAACAAACAGGTAATTCAACATCGAACCCCTTGAGGAGAACAGATTCTGGGTAGACTGACATTTCATAATCAGAGTCTTTGACAGCATTCACACAGACAGACAATCCAAAATCAGACTCAGACCAGATAATCAGACAGTTCATATTCTTGAAGATCAGTGGTGTCTTGACTTGACTCATgatgatcaactgtgacttgacttgactcacagtcaaaaaaagacagaaatttATACCAAAAATGAACAaggtcttatttatttatttatttttacaaaatgcatCATTTACCTAGAGTGTGAAGGAACTGGCAGCTGAAAAGTAGCAGGACGCTCTCATAAACCTTCATTGCTCCACAAAATGGCTTGTTTGGACCTATTCCAAACcagaaataatttttataagtaatttcAGTATAAGTAAGGATAAAACGTGATCAGTAATTaaacacagataataataataataataataataataataatttttatttatatagcgcctttctagCACTCAAGGTCACTTTACAAATCAGGCTTAAGGAAGAGAGACAATAGACATCAATaccaaaaaacaaaagctaagagtaatatacagaaaccacttacaagattagattagaGATACAGAAAGAATGAAGATAAACATCCATAACAGGGTACAGTACACAGACTATAACTTGAAATGTAatgatcagaaaaaaaatgggTTTTTAAAGGAGAGAAGGGAGGATGCCTGACAGATGGTTTGGGGAAGAGCATTCCACAATCTGGAAGCAACAACACTGAAGGCCCTAGCTCCCATAGTCACCAGACGAAACTTAGGGGTGACTATtactatctgtgtgtgtgtgcgtgagctATCATGCTGACCGGCTTAAGTCTATATGCACACTGTGTAGTTAACAGATATATGTTGCAAgtgatatatatgtatatgttgttGAGAAAAGTCTTCTGTCTTGCAAAATAATGCTCAGGAGGCAGAGTTCCAGAAGTCAAAATGAGACTTTATTGACTTTCTGAGTCTACAAAGCTGAGATGCCTGCGGGACATCTGAATATGTCTCTGTCCAGACTTCCATCTTTATAAAATTTCGTTAGCGATAATTTATTACAGAGTTTATACTTTATTATGAGTTTTACACACATTATCTCATTAGTTGTCATTGACaactaataatatatatatactcttaTTTTTATAGTAAAGCCATTGACTCTGATGCTACGTACAGCTGAAATcaaccacacacacagcacagctAATGAAAACATCAAGCTTGATAATAAATGAACTCGACAATGAGGTTACGCAGCTAAACATGAGGAACCCTGGTTTAAATGTATatgcttatttcatttaaacCAGTTTTCATGTCCACAACTTGTTGGTGTGTCCTCATTGCAATTACCTATGCTAGACTGCTTGTTGCTGCAGCtggttaatttaatttatttttttgaaagaaattaatacttcagcaagtaaattgataaaaagtgatagtaaagacttatattcttacaaaagatttctgtttcgaataaatgctgttcttttcacttcatcaaagaaacctgaaaaaaagtCTGTTATCTATGTATGTTATCAATGGTGCTCAAATATTTAACTTAATGTCATATTGACATGAGAAAAGTCAACAGAGAAATGAAGGAAGCAGAGATCCAAAAAAACAAGTATTCCTGATCCTCATTTCCATGTATACATTATACAGTGCCTAGTAAATTTCCGCCCAGTCTAATCAGGAAACAGATTTGGGCTTTATAAGCTCTTCCAGAAcagcatttacacacacacactgaatgcAAGTTTCTACCTGCAGAGGAGAATCCACACTAACTGCTGAATCCTGACCTAACAAGATAAGGTTGTCTTCATTTCATTACTGTCACTGTGATATTGTTCATGTTTTATCCatatttctattaaattaatttatataaatgaattCTGGTCATGAACAGGTTCAAAGCAACAAACTCTGTCGTGGAGCAATGAAGGTTTATCAGAGCATCCTACTACTCTTCTGTTGCCAGTTTCTTATCACTCTGGGTAgacaatgtttttgtatttttgtttatgtgatttcctgtagctcaaatagtagagcacggcgctagcaacgccaagatcatgggttcgattcccagggaaagcaagacctgataaaaatgtaaaaactgtaacttgaatgcaatgtaagtcgctttggataaaagcgtctgctaaatgcataaatgtaaatgtagatatataaaaaatgattaattcatatttaaacgtCTCTGTATTTGCAATCACTGATTATTTTGCATCCTGTTTTCACAGCTTTAGACTGTACCGTCATGAGCGGTAACCTGAAGCAGATAGATGCTGGGTCGGGCTCAGTGGTTGGAGTGAACGCTCGAAATGAAATATTTGTCCTGATTGATAATGTCTTCACAAAGATCAGCGGGTCTTTAAAGCACTTCAGTGTTGGTCCTGCTGGTCAGCTGGGGGTGAATTCAGCAAACAACATCTTCAAGTATCAGAGTGGTTCCTTCGTTCAGATTCCAGGTGAAGAGTTACAGAGAGCAAAATTAAGACAAAAAACCAgccacattttttaaaatagccaCAGTCCCAAAGGCTTCATCTTATTATGGTTCTTATTAAACTGAATAATGTTTCATCCAACCTGTTGCTTGTGTTGTTAGGGCTTCTCAAACAGGTGGATGCTGGAGGTGATCAGATCATTGCAGGTGTCAATATGAATGATGATATATATTGCTTAAATATGGATGCTAACAACAACTGGCCATCCAGCACTACTCCATGGGTTAATCTTAATGGAAAGCTGAAGTATTACAGCTGTGGCCCATACAGCTGTTGGGGAGTGAGCAGCAATGACCAAATCTACATCATGAGGGTAATGTCATAATGTTAAATATAAGGGCATGAGTACAAGTTCAATTCACctggtttttaaaagtacagcaGTAGCTATCATGCAAGGGTTTGAGTTTCTGGCAAAACGTCTGACAGAAGACACAAAATGAAAGCAGCAAAATCAGTTTCTTGA includes:
- the LOC131548222 gene encoding fish-egg lectin-like, with amino-acid sequence MKVYESVLLLFSCWFLHTLALDCTVISGILKQIDAGSGQVVGVNNGNEVFVLINDVFTKLSGSLKHFSAGPAGWLGVNSANEIFKFRSGSFIQFPGLLKQVDAGGDQIIAGVNMNDDLFCLNMDANNNWPPSDTPPWVHLNGKLKYYSCGPYSCWGVNSDNKVFIMRDVSNAVCSGSNKLENIDGLLSMIEVATDGSVFGVNHDGKLFQRTGVTRSNPSGTGWSSMHACPNGHKHVSSDLGVLWVVCVNGSILRCPPAVTKVIDEFPH
- the LOC131548223 gene encoding fish-egg lectin isoform X2 produces the protein MESEQTALDCTVMSGNLKQIDAGSGSVVGVNARNEIFVLIDNVFTKISGSLKHFSVGPAGQLGVNSANNIFKYQSGSFVQIPGLLKQVDAGGDQIIAGVNMNDDIYCLNMDANNNWPSSTTPWVNLNGKLKYYSCGPYSCWGVSSNDQIYIMRDVSNNACSGSGSFVNIPGLLSMIEVATDGSVFGVNYQGNLYQRIGVTRSNPSGTDWQAMVACPNGHKHVSFDLGVLWVVCVDGSIRKCTL
- the LOC131548223 gene encoding fish-egg lectin isoform X1; the encoded protein is MKVYQSILLLFCCQFLITLALDCTVMSGNLKQIDAGSGSVVGVNARNEIFVLIDNVFTKISGSLKHFSVGPAGQLGVNSANNIFKYQSGSFVQIPGLLKQVDAGGDQIIAGVNMNDDIYCLNMDANNNWPSSTTPWVNLNGKLKYYSCGPYSCWGVSSNDQIYIMRDVSNNACSGSGSFVNIPGLLSMIEVATDGSVFGVNYQGNLYQRIGVTRSNPSGTDWQAMVACPNGHKHVSFDLGVLWVVCVDGSIRKCTL